The following proteins come from a genomic window of Gallalistipes aquisgranensis:
- the rpsT gene encoding 30S ribosomal protein S20, with protein MANHKSSEKRIRQTEAKRLQNRYYHKTARNAMKALRNTTDKSAAEALLPKVTAMLDKLAKKNVIHKNKAGNLKGSLQVHVNSL; from the coding sequence ATGGCAAACCACAAGTCATCTGAGAAAAGAATCCGTCAGACTGAGGCCAAGCGGCTGCAGAACAGGTATTATCACAAGACTGCCCGTAACGCGATGAAGGCGCTGCGCAACACCACCGACAAGAGTGCCGCCGAAGCCCTGCTTCCCAAAGTTACGGCCATGCTGGATAAGCTTGCCAAGAAAAACGTGATTCACAAGAACAAGGCCGGCAACCTCAAGGGAAGCCTGCAGGTTCACGTGAACTCGCTGTAA
- a CDS encoding VOC family protein, whose translation MKIAHVALWTTRLEELRDFYVQWLGATAGPKYVNPDKGFESYFLSFGEGASLEIMRSRDVACGPGEVCTGFCHLAFSAGSRDEVVGLTGRLRSAGYEVAGEPRVTGDGFFESVVCDPDGNRIELVAE comes from the coding sequence ATGAAGATCGCACACGTCGCCTTGTGGACCACCCGCCTCGAAGAGTTGAGGGATTTTTACGTGCAGTGGCTGGGCGCGACTGCCGGCCCGAAATACGTGAACCCGGACAAGGGATTCGAATCCTATTTCCTCTCGTTCGGGGAGGGGGCTTCGCTGGAGATCATGCGCAGTCGGGATGTGGCCTGCGGGCCCGGAGAGGTGTGCACCGGATTTTGTCATCTGGCGTTCTCGGCGGGAAGCCGGGACGAAGTGGTCGGGCTGACCGGGCGGCTGCGCAGCGCGGGATACGAAGTGGCGGGAGAGCCCCGCGTGACCGGCGACGGCTTTTTCGAGAGCGTGGTGTGCGACCCGGACGGCAACCGGATCGAGCTGGTGGCCGAATAG
- a CDS encoding UxaA family hydrolase: protein MATFIRINPADNVAVAIEPLHKGDSVQIGEELIVLAADIPAGHKFALKDFAPGEHIVKYGYPIGHAREAIARGAWVNEKNIKTNLDGVLEYTYRPQTVTLDIPKSDRTFRGYRRADGSVGTRNEIWIVPTVGCVNGAVGRLAEMLRAETKGEGVDAIAAFPHNYGCSQLGGDHENTRKILRDLVLHPNAGGVLVVGLGCENNQLSAFREMLGKVDPARIKFMETQKVKGDELEEGMRLLREIYEVVRKDERTDVPVSELRVGLKCGGSDGFSGITANPLLGVFSDWLTAQGGTTVLTEVPEMFGAETILMNRCQDEATFDKTVHLINDFKEYFIRNEQPIYENPSPGNKAGGISTLEEKSLGCTQKCGKATVRDVLMYGDRIKTRGLNLLSAPGNDLVAATALASAGCQMVLFTTGRGTPFGTYVPTMKISTNSTLAANKPNWIDFNAGVIVENRTIGETCADFTDYVIRVASGEKVNNEKSGFREIAIFKTGVTL, encoded by the coding sequence ATGGCAACATTCATTCGGATCAATCCGGCCGACAACGTGGCCGTAGCCATCGAACCCCTGCACAAGGGCGACAGCGTGCAGATCGGGGAAGAGTTGATCGTACTGGCCGCGGATATCCCCGCCGGACACAAATTCGCGCTGAAAGATTTCGCACCGGGCGAACACATCGTCAAATACGGCTACCCGATCGGGCATGCCCGCGAGGCGATCGCCCGGGGAGCCTGGGTCAACGAAAAGAATATCAAAACCAATCTGGACGGCGTGCTGGAATACACTTACCGGCCGCAAACGGTGACGCTCGACATTCCGAAGAGCGACCGTACGTTCCGGGGCTACCGTCGTGCCGACGGTTCGGTGGGTACGCGCAACGAAATCTGGATCGTCCCCACCGTGGGCTGCGTGAACGGAGCCGTGGGCCGGTTGGCCGAGATGCTCCGGGCCGAGACGAAAGGCGAAGGGGTGGACGCCATCGCCGCGTTCCCCCACAACTACGGATGCTCCCAGCTCGGAGGTGACCACGAGAATACGCGCAAGATTCTGCGGGACCTGGTGCTCCATCCCAATGCGGGCGGCGTACTGGTAGTGGGTCTCGGCTGCGAAAACAACCAGTTGTCGGCTTTCCGGGAGATGCTCGGCAAGGTCGATCCTGCCCGCATCAAGTTTATGGAGACCCAGAAAGTGAAGGGCGACGAACTGGAAGAGGGCATGCGGCTCCTGCGCGAAATCTACGAGGTGGTCCGGAAGGACGAACGCACCGACGTGCCCGTCTCCGAACTGCGCGTGGGCCTCAAATGCGGCGGTTCGGACGGATTCTCGGGCATTACGGCCAATCCCCTGCTGGGAGTCTTTTCCGACTGGCTGACGGCGCAGGGCGGCACGACCGTGCTGACCGAAGTACCGGAGATGTTCGGCGCCGAAACGATCCTGATGAACCGTTGCCAGGACGAAGCCACGTTCGACAAGACCGTCCACCTGATCAACGATTTCAAGGAGTATTTCATCCGGAACGAACAGCCGATCTACGAGAACCCCTCGCCGGGCAACAAGGCAGGCGGCATATCCACGCTGGAAGAGAAATCGCTGGGCTGCACGCAGAAGTGCGGCAAGGCGACCGTACGCGACGTACTGATGTACGGCGACCGAATCAAAACGCGCGGACTGAACCTGCTTTCGGCCCCGGGAAACGATCTGGTGGCGGCCACGGCACTCGCCTCGGCCGGCTGCCAGATGGTACTCTTCACCACGGGACGGGGCACCCCTTTCGGCACCTACGTCCCCACCATGAAGATTTCCACCAACAGCACCCTGGCAGCCAACAAGCCCAACTGGATCGACTTCAACGCGGGAGTCATCGTGGAGAACCGGACGATCGGAGAGACCTGCGCCGATTTCACGGACTACGTGATCCGCGTGGCCAGTGGTGAAAAAGTCAACAACGAAAAGAGCGGTTTCCGCGAGATCGCCATCTTCAAAACGGGCGTAACGCTCTGA